The following proteins come from a genomic window of Campylobacter coli 76339:
- a CDS encoding methyl-accepting chemotaxis protein, putative, protein MNQLGISARLYLSFALIIFVMLFIAIFSIAKVNFLDQTLTTATGENALISRQAINFRGSIHDRSILIRDVVLAQDQEDLKKTLVQIQKLEKDYEEAELILNDILAKGGGDSNVHSMVKDIAKTKEVTTQIYQKIIDAVVNKNDIQLATQLVLDSARPEFILWLAQTNKLIDYQELDNQKMTQMALLETRSFKFIMMSIIIIALVFSAIIAYLIVRYIKQSVGGEPRDVNRIITEVANGNLTQQIHTEYKQSILYSISRMQDQLRNIVQKMIVISNELNQKADKVVARISETEKAVIFQGETSRESALKIREISQKTQNVSKMALETEENSKNTTQVCQNNKKHAEDTASQMEYIASNSSRVSQQIALLSEHAKNIGTSTELISEITDQTNLLALNAAIEAARAGDVGRGFAVVADEIRKLAEKTGGATDQIAMINKQIQEETIATVGVIEESIPLISQGKSLSEEVRDSVDLIYRQANDSLFKAQEVNQEVAAQVKLMEEIEEKIITVADISSKTQQAVSENKNAMTELKNISDNLQAEITIFKL, encoded by the coding sequence ATGAACCAACTAGGAATTTCGGCAAGATTGTATTTAAGCTTTGCTTTGATTATTTTTGTTATGCTTTTTATAGCTATTTTTTCGATAGCTAAAGTGAATTTTTTAGATCAGACTCTCACGACAGCAACAGGGGAAAATGCTTTGATTTCTCGCCAAGCAATTAATTTTAGAGGAAGTATTCACGATAGATCTATTTTAATTCGCGATGTTGTTTTAGCGCAAGATCAAGAAGATTTGAAAAAAACTTTAGTTCAAATACAAAAGCTTGAAAAAGATTATGAAGAAGCTGAGCTTATTTTAAATGATATTTTAGCTAAGGGTGGGGGCGATTCAAATGTGCATTCTATGGTTAAAGATATTGCTAAAACCAAAGAAGTTACCACGCAAATTTATCAAAAGATTATTGATGCAGTGGTAAATAAAAATGATATTCAGCTAGCGACTCAGTTGGTTTTAGACTCTGCTAGACCAGAATTTATCTTATGGTTAGCGCAAACTAATAAATTGATTGATTATCAAGAGTTAGACAATCAAAAAATGACCCAAATGGCACTTTTGGAAACTAGATCATTTAAATTCATTATGATGAGTATCATTATAATTGCTTTAGTTTTTTCTGCAATTATTGCTTATTTGATAGTAAGATACATTAAACAATCTGTGGGTGGCGAACCAAGAGATGTAAATAGAATTATCACCGAAGTAGCCAATGGTAATTTAACGCAGCAAATTCATACAGAGTATAAACAAAGTATACTTTATTCTATTTCAAGAATGCAAGATCAATTGCGAAATATAGTTCAAAAAATGATTGTAATATCTAATGAATTAAATCAAAAAGCTGATAAAGTAGTAGCTCGTATAAGCGAAACCGAAAAAGCAGTGATTTTTCAAGGCGAGACTTCTAGAGAGTCTGCTCTTAAAATTCGAGAAATCAGTCAAAAAACTCAAAATGTTTCAAAAATGGCTTTAGAAACGGAAGAAAATTCAAAAAATACTACTCAAGTCTGTCAAAATAACAAAAAACATGCTGAGGATACAGCCTCTCAAATGGAATATATAGCGAGCAATTCTTCTAGAGTTTCTCAACAAATTGCTTTATTGAGCGAACATGCTAAGAACATAGGAACAAGTACAGAGCTTATTAGTGAGATTACGGATCAAACCAACTTACTTGCTCTAAATGCAGCTATAGAAGCTGCTAGGGCTGGAGATGTAGGTAGGGGTTTTGCTGTTGTTGCTGATGAAATTCGTAAACTAGCTGAAAAAACGGGCGGAGCAACAGATCAAATTGCTATGATTAATAAACAAATTCAAGAAGAAACGATAGCAACAGTAGGCGTTATAGAAGAGTCTATACCATTGATTTCTCAAGGTAAAAGTTTAAGTGAGGAAGTAAGAGATAGTGTGGATTTAATTTATAGACAAGCTAACGATAGTCTTTTTAAAGCGCAAGAAGTAAATCAAGAAGTGGCTGCTCAAGTGAAATTAATGGAAGAAATTGAAGAAAAAATCATAACTGTAGCAGATATTTCTTCTAAGACTCAACAAGCTGTCAGTGAAAATAAAAATGCAATGACAGAGCTAAAAAATATTTCAGACAATCTTCAAGCTGAAATAACTATTTTTAAACTCTAA
- a CDS encoding Putative periplasmic ATP /GTP-binding protein has product MKKFIKFEDTSNAFTLFELVLVVLILGLMISIAQISLKQDRLIQGAKQILNDIYYVRSLAMIQESFRSLELAVAKREWYKSRWQLYFINSAATNYEQTYTIFLDKNGDGNANLGKTEINIDREIAVDIINPKKLMNSGQSGVIDKNDNKTTQRFNILKKFGIKKVEFKGSCRGSTKIIFDEKGRLYSPLRTSQGIYDKNLAKTNQECIIRLTSTQENQICIAINPLSGFAYIPKFQDYVQQEIIINNTKFQCSQI; this is encoded by the coding sequence TTGAAAAAATTTATCAAATTCGAAGATACTAGCAATGCTTTTACGCTTTTTGAATTAGTCTTAGTGGTTTTAATTTTAGGCCTTATGATTTCTATAGCACAAATTAGCCTAAAACAAGATAGATTGATACAAGGGGCAAAACAAATTCTTAATGATATATACTATGTAAGATCTTTGGCGATGATTCAAGAGAGTTTTAGGAGTTTGGAATTAGCAGTAGCAAAAAGAGAATGGTATAAAAGTAGATGGCAATTATATTTTATCAATTCAGCAGCAACAAATTATGAGCAAACCTATACGATATTTTTAGATAAAAATGGCGACGGAAATGCAAATTTAGGGAAAACTGAGATCAATATCGACCGTGAAATCGCTGTAGATATCATAAATCCTAAAAAATTAATGAATTCAGGCCAAAGTGGAGTGATCGATAAAAATGACAATAAAACTACGCAAAGATTTAATATTCTTAAAAAGTTTGGTATAAAGAAGGTAGAATTTAAGGGTTCGTGCAGGGGTTCTACAAAGATAATCTTTGATGAAAAAGGAAGGTTGTATTCTCCTTTGCGAACCTCTCAAGGTATTTATGATAAAAATTTGGCTAAAACAAATCAAGAATGCATTATACGATTAACTTCAACACAAGAAAACCAAATTTGCATAGCGATCAATCCGCTTAGTGGTTTTGCCTATATACCTAAATTTCAAGATTATGTCCAACAAGAAATAATAATCAATAATACAAAATTTCAATGTTCTCAAATTTAA
- a CDS encoding membrane protein, which produces MEKIKNYKLIILLLAFDLLALLYGISTLSISTDEAKIYFADEKKFLFLDHGLLYYLTHFGTFIFGQNDFGLRIPILFFHFLSCILLYILALKYTKTHFDSFLSLLLFVLLPGTVASALLVNEASIVIFLTLAILCAYEYEKKWIFYPLLILTLFVDKSFNILFLTFFFFGIYKRNSFLLTLALVLFGLSISFYGFDTGGRPRGYFLDTLGIFAACFSPLVFIYFFYVVYRLTFKEQKSLLWFLMSVTFIFCSLLSLRQKLYLEDFLPFCVICTPLLIKTLMASYRVRLPQFRLRYKIFIECSIIFLLFCYFIIIGNQILYYFVSDPKYNFANNYHLAKELSKELKKQEIFELRVGTSLQPRLKFYGIEDSNTFYLKSIKNKEQIDENQKNITIKLGKFEKIYQIRRY; this is translated from the coding sequence ATGGAAAAAATCAAAAACTATAAGCTTATTATCCTTTTACTTGCTTTTGATTTATTGGCTTTACTTTATGGAATTTCAACTCTTAGCATAAGCACAGATGAAGCTAAAATTTATTTTGCAGATGAAAAAAAATTCCTATTTTTAGATCACGGTTTGCTTTATTATCTTACACATTTTGGGACTTTTATTTTTGGACAAAATGATTTTGGTTTGAGAATTCCTATTTTATTTTTTCATTTTTTAAGTTGTATTTTGCTTTATATTTTAGCTTTAAAATATACAAAAACTCATTTTGATAGTTTTTTATCTCTTTTGCTTTTTGTATTATTACCAGGAACAGTCGCAAGTGCTTTGCTGGTAAATGAAGCCTCTATCGTGATTTTTTTAACACTAGCTATATTATGTGCGTATGAATATGAAAAAAAATGGATTTTTTATCCACTTTTGATTTTAACTTTATTTGTAGATAAGTCTTTTAATATTTTATTTTTAACCTTTTTCTTTTTTGGAATTTATAAAAGAAATTCTTTTTTGCTTACTTTGGCTCTTGTGCTTTTTGGTTTGAGTATAAGTTTTTATGGTTTTGATACAGGTGGGCGCCCAAGGGGATATTTCTTGGATACTTTGGGAATTTTTGCTGCTTGTTTTTCACCGCTTGTTTTTATTTACTTTTTTTATGTGGTTTATCGTTTGACTTTTAAAGAGCAAAAAAGTTTGCTATGGTTTTTAATGAGTGTAACTTTTATTTTTTGTTCCTTACTTTCTTTGAGGCAAAAGCTTTATTTGGAGGATTTTTTACCTTTTTGTGTGATTTGCACGCCATTACTTATCAAAACCCTGATGGCAAGCTATAGAGTGCGTTTGCCGCAATTTAGATTAAGATATAAAATTTTTATAGAATGTTCTATCATTTTTTTACTATTTTGTTATTTTATTATCATAGGGAATCAAATTCTGTATTATTTTGTTTCTGATCCAAAATATAATTTTGCCAATAACTATCACCTTGCCAAAGAATTAAGTAAAGAGCTTAAAAAACAAGAAATTTTTGAATTAAGAGTCGGTACATCCTTGCAGCCAAGATTGAAATTCTATGGTATCGAAGATAGCAATACTTTTTATCTAAAAAGTATTAAAAATAAAGAACAAATTGATGAAAATCAAAAAAATATTACAATAAAGCTAGGAAAATTTGAAAAAATTTATCAAATTCGAAGATACTAG